DNA sequence from the Pomacea canaliculata isolate SZHN2017 linkage group LG7, ASM307304v1, whole genome shotgun sequence genome:
TCCTATTATAAAAAGCATTATTGGTggcgaaaataaataaaaaaagctccACGGCCATTTTGTAAGACAAGCCACAATgctaaaaaattattgtttctttcctcggttcctcttctcttttaatttcttccgatttctcactttattatgtatatatttagcatatataaaaaataaaagtatcaaACTACCTTTCCCTAGATAATGGTAATAGCTGAGAGTGAGGATTATCTGACAAATCATGTGGACACAGCACATTGGTGTATACAAAggaagtaagtaaataaaaacatcaataagCTTGAGTATTCTAGATATGTTCGACAGCAGAACATACAATTTATAAAACACTCTCACAAATTCCTCTCTCACTGTCctgccttccccaaccctgtaTGACTACATGTCGCTATTCGCAGCAGCTGCTTGACTAGGAAAtgtttgctgcgccacacgggtatcgaaccgacgcGCCTCTCAGATCAGATGCCAGCGCTCTAAGTAATGTTTCCTCAGCTAGTGGAGACAACTACATGTACTTCATAGTTGACTTCAGCATTGTGATATACCCAATATACACTCAGTACACTCAGTACTGTAAGTATTGCTGCTTACTTGTGATGacctcaaacacactcacaaccTGTGTCTTCCTCCTCAAGCCACGATGGCGATGTTATCGCTGTATGAAGTCTTTATCACATCAACGACAGAAGGAAATCAGTACTCACCtgtcatgaaataaatatttctcgtGCTTTCGCAGTGGAATAACTCAGTTATTTCTCTTGCTGTGGTCACGACGaggaatggcaagatggcggaacTAAGAGCTGTGTActctgttataaaaatgtttctcaatgTCGATCTACTTTATCGGAGTTTCCCGAATCGCGAAATAATAGTTCAGCTTTAATGTCATCATATTGTATGTGTAGCGGGCATGAGTGTACATGAGTGTATTGTgatatttaaacagaaatgtaaactaaataaataagtattatagATCAACATCCGGGTATGTTCGATGTTCCTATGAGTGTGACCGTTGGGGCAGGATGTGGTCTTTGCTGGTGTCATCCAGGCTTAGGCCCCAGTGAGTAGATTGAGACACTTGATGAATGGTTTGAAATTTTCTCAGCTGTTCACACAGTTGTATAtatatggtagtgtgtagaCAAGGGGGCGGCGATGGTGGGTGGTCGCCGGAAGAggccgaaaatagttttgctgatgcttgcggaaaaagtgctgattcataagagggcgaaaatagttttgctgatgcttgcggggaaaaagtgctgattcataagagggcgaaaatagttttgctgatgcatgcaggaaaagtgctgatgcttgcgaaaaaagtgctgatgcttgcgggaaatagtgctgatgcagaagaccgcgaaaagtgacccacccgAGGGGTATATAAGGAGACAGGGCAGTTAGTGAGAGGGAAAGTATGTGAGATCAAGGttcgccactgccagaaatatcgactggcgtcggattaaaaccatctagaacccacgacagtgttgtgtttggtgttgtggagagactgggggaagaaTCACATCTAACCCTGCTACATATACACTGTGGCTACGTTACATCCGCCTCGTTGAACCCTGACGTATCGAATGACGACGGATACACAAAGTAGATGTCATTTGCCCAGACGACCCTAAGGTTATTCTCGGTGATTTTAATCTTTGTGAACTTACCAGGATACTTAAGACTTATAAGCAATATATATCCTGCTACACTGCACACAGGATTGTATTAGCGACCTTTGTTACAGCTCTGTAGTGAATCGAATCCTCCGgacgtatctaaacgtatgggtatagtctgcgcatgcgcatgaagctaaacttcactaccgcgtggtagtttacttgaaacaaaagtaaaggacgaaacattacaggacatacgaaataaaatgtcattacaaaagcaaaattatacaactcacaatatgctttgaactggtttttgataaataaaccctagAAAATTTTTACTAACGTATCGGATGTTTCTCCGTCCGCTTCTCATCATCTCTCCGGCGGTTACGTTGGGATTCCACACTCCCAGTGAGTCCCTTCGTAGTTccttgactgggcaagcaactaatttacttattaccggtccctgtatccacacgtacagtcagaccACTTTCACGCCTGTCTTTTCTATCTCTCGTCtcccgtcgtctgcttcttccaaaaattttttCACTCTCCCCACAatctaaaactacgtcataaaatgacgtcgtgtTCTGACGCTAAACACGACGCACCCAAAAATTCACtgatactggtaagggcaataatccctggTTAacacagacaggggcaacaaccccctgttcctaacaacaaataaaaattaggaATTAACAAGCGTTACCGTTTGTTACTAACAAgaattgtgtacagatgtacaaaactgaTGTGTAAGGACTAAAGCTAGTCTCATCTTATTCAACAAGTACATAGCAGGTAGATGATAAGGCTCTACattactttctgtgtttattttatctttgggagaaagagaagaaaacggTGAAACTGATTTCCAAGATAAGTAGTAAATAAAgtagtaaataaatatgtaacttttaaaagaaattctacCTGAAATATATTTCTCCATGCTATGCTCTTAAGAAGCAACGTtgcgtgtgttttttttttttttggctgttttgAAACTAAAGTTAAAATGAACATTCCATATTAttatctggtgcttagagcaggacacgtgaccacgccacccctctcattagttttttacactggcttcccatccgttctggcatcagtacaaactgtccgtgttgtgttttaatttctttgctggcaccttcCCTGAGTATTTCTccgaactgctcttcccttttATCTCAGCTACAAAAGTCTggtcctcgtctgatgatcgtctccttcctcttcctgtcaccagaacaacaacatattgccacaggatgtttagttattgtatAGCGAAATAATGGAACTCTCTGCCTTTCCATAACCGTCAAAtaacccactattgaatcctttgcATGTTCAATGACAACACAcgtcttctgtaaacattacagcTAACAATCATCCTTCATTTTACATATCCTGtaactctcagctcttgttcttgttagttggttcctctttgtgttttttgtattcgattttattcttttagtaCGCTGTTACTTCTCTTTCAAGTCATGTAATATTTACTTGTGTTCCTGTCTGTTTATGCTGTATATGTTCGAGATAACCGTTTTGTTGGAAGGTCAAGGTCAAGGTTTAATATTATCACTAGGTAACCACGTATGGCAGTTCACCCATGCGTACAACAAGTAAGTGCAAAAAGCGTGTGCGAAAAAATTAGTGACGTAGCGGAGCGAAACTTGTGTGAGCAGGGCAGGTGTTCTTTCATTGAGAAAATATCACCTGTTAACTGTTGGTGATTCTAACATCACAGCGAGcgacatctacctgtgtgtctgcagcaacaggtgatacaacatgctgcacgaCTTCCccaccacgtactgacaacgtagacgtggtgaccacatcgcagccactgtatggcaaTCAGCagctttaattaatttttctaaagACTCAATAAGTTCCTTATATTTGTtaagcaattaaaaaattaaaaagcaactttctgaagattttttgtttaccttaTAATCTCAGGCTGGCTTTTACGTGgtgaataaaattgtttatgctTCTAAAAGAATATTGTTTTTGACGTTCTACTTCCGAGTTGGTGATACTCCAGATGAAATGACTTCCCAGTGGCGGTGTTGTTACCAGGGTTACGATTTACATCGTAAAGGCATACAGTCCTGTTCTCTACAAAATGGCCATCTGACATCCTTAGACGATTTATTGGGCATTTTCTGACGaggaagataaaaaagaatttaaaaataaaaaaaaaaaacgccggAAAAGGTGAATAATGCTTTGTGTTGTTTGCGTTTTCTCGACGATGAACTAAAGatgcaatataaataatattcttaTATTATAAACGTACCTCTTACATAAACATTACTcataacaacctttcccataatgctattCGTTTTCACATTCTTACTTATGCAACATCATGtactcagctcttgttcttgttatttggttcctctttgtgttttctgtatttgattttattctttgtttagtatggttgttcattcttttctagttcatatgttatttgtttgttttcctgcccctcgtatgctgtccgtgtttcgttcttgttcttaagcactaagagcatgctccttaggagagtgggtatgtgctttacaaattttgtaaataataataataattttaacgTATCTTTATGTATTGCGTCTAATCTTTTGAGGTCGTTGgtaaggtgttagagacctcacttttcttggagCCAGCTTTACATGAGAGCGATGTCTTACCCTATATATAGTCAGATACCCCGTTCTCGCTGGGTAGGTGATTAGGAGAGCATGCTTGGCTAATCGGGAATTGAAACAGATTACTCTTAGTTTGGACGCCatcgctctaaccactcgggtACATGCTTCCCATCTGGCTGTCATTTATTGGGGAAGTACATGATACTTGAAAGTAACTACAGGAAGATTCTAGCGTGGAAATGACTTCAGACAAAACCGAAGAATTGGAGTTGTTATTGAACTGCTTCTTCAGTAAATACGTACCAACGAGGATATTCATTTCCCTCacaaggatttgttttatggCATTATATGTGATGTAGACCAGCgaacagaaaattttttatcaaGGTTAATATGAAATCTTGtctcaaaacacaaacaaacacacacatttattggcaaagaagaaagagaggcTGAGAGTGGCAGTGTACACGGAATTAGTGAGGAAAAAGAGGATTCACATTATAGgagttgaaatattttaaagtttagacAAGATTTAGATGGGATAAGTACTTTAAGGAAGCGAAAAAGAGTCACGATACTTATAGaatcatcatcaacaaggaAATcgacaaaaattaaacaaaatattctgtcatGAACCAGCTGGTTCTAGGTCAGAACAACGCTGAAGCGGGGTAGATAATTATAGGTGGGCAGTGGAAGCGGATAGTAAAGACATCCTTTTCTGTCCGTTGTTTCGACTTGACAGGTCGCCTTGTGTAAtggaggcgatcgaggcccagggtCCGGGGTGAGATGTAACAACAGATATTTTTGTAAGTCAAATTAGGTATTGCTCTTCCTAAATGTTCTGAAGCTTTAAAAAGGCTGttatgtttacaaatgaaaaaaatcaccaaaaattgtttttatcaaCACCAGGGTATGTTGTAACGGGTGTGACCATTGGTGCAGGATGTCTGTCTGTTGGCTGATAGAGCGAGACAAGCTTCACTGAATAACATGggtcttgtatttttgtctacTTTACTTATGctgtaaaaagaacataaaacattaatatctaTACCCTACTGCAGAAGATGTTCAAGATAACCAGCGTGACATTCACGCACATGGGAAAACACCACGTAAAGATCAAGTGTGAGAATTATTAGTGTAGTTACAAGTGTTTGGGTTGAAGTACTgtgacagcaaacaaacaagtgtaGCGGACTGACCAGGTTCTCACTAAGACTAACACCGTGGAGTCATGTCCTGGTCTTGCAAGAAGTGTGATTGTGAAGAACTGACAGACACTTGTGAACATGAACTCGGTggataacaattaaaagtctttattcatttgaaaGTCGTGACCTGTTCACTTCTTCTCGTAACCAActgggcaggtcacgtgatgttcgtcatgtgatgacgtcagataCCCTTTGGTTTGTTCTAACAGTAGATAATCAgaagttgtgacgtacaccgggacATGCAGCAGAACCGGGATAAAACTTGAtcctccagacagacgacaacttttctctccagaccacaaacacgcTGTCcactcgtcacccacaccacgtcacagcGGGCCGTGGCAACGTCCTCGATGTTATCGTCCTTCATCatccgcactgggatacccgcttctttcAGTTCCTTCATCATACCCGAGTCGTCACTAATGTCTTTcaagtacaacaccagcacgtctctccactgcaggcagggcGGAGTTGTGCCGCCGTTGGTGGAGGTGACGGTCgtggctgttgtcgtgacattctctgttacAATTCAAAGTTTCTACTGTTAGTTACTTGTCGGAGatacagcgtacacactgacagacacatggatataaacacgacgtaaaataacagtaacacgTGACTTACACAGtgaatgtataataatatatacataatgatcatataatgtttattatgttaacAATGGCATCTTGATAGCGCACTTTTACGCCATTAGCTTTGACATAAGCAGTCAGCAATGTCCATGTAGATTATCAGACTCCACAGCAGCAACCACACTACAGGTAAACTcaacatgttgtacacaaagtaacaacacaaacaacgcgttacacacagcaacattacGGTGTCACACAGTCAAGGGAGGTGAACGAAGATTCACCTGATACTTCAGTTGTAGTcaacacaggtaagtatccagacacaagatcacgtgacagcagcctcaaacacacatggagcagACAACATACAACCACCAATCCGATATCACACTCATTGTCAGTCGCATCGTTGGAGATGAAGAGGACAACATCTTCTCTACCACACAGTGCAGCCATGAGGCACAGGTCGTATATCACAAAATGGAGAAGTGAGTTGTGAGCAGTTCAAACATGGATAGTCAGTGAAGTAGACACAAGTAATGATGAGCAGGTTACATATAGTAGATGACGTAGATGTTACAGTTGAATAAATGTTCTAGAAACTGAGACACGTTGTAAAGATACAGAAACCGATTCAGAAACCTGGGTAATGATGTCACAATTTAAGAGATGACCAGTCACataaacaatcatcatcattccttgttactcctcgatgAGCATAGGCCGCAACAATACTtcgccagcgaacccggttttgggcagccccctcagttgggccatgtgcaggcccgttcttagccccgcgggtccgaggcaaagggcatgtgcggggcctcACGcgacgatcacacggttttagttgggatctaaagtcacatatcaatcaaaagcgcggggcccttgaagcgcggggccctaggcagatgcctcgtccgcctgccctaAGCACGGCctgcccatgtggttccggcagcctttgctcgctctctactgatcttctcaagtctgttttggtctcccaactttcctcttccctgcgggttccagtcaagtgcctgctggcaatggtgtcagccggtttgcgcagggtgtgtcctatgtGTGTGTCCAGGGTGTGtcccacttgcgctttttgatgtcttgactagtggcattctggttagttctttcccacaggctgctgttggagatcctctcaggccatcttattctcaaagTATGGCGAAGCATCGGTTGgtgaaggtctggagcttgttgttgatggtgtttgtcactctccaagtttcagagccatacagtaggactgcttcacattggtgttaatatgcgggtcttgctgcgaagggataatgctcggagttccagatggggcgcagactgttgaaagcatgcctggccttgtttatgcggcttctgatgtcgTCGTTCGCTCCACCATCTTGGTGACGATGCTctccagatatgtgaagcggttgtttctaggatgttctgtccttgaagttgaattggaagttcctgcttgttgttgaatttcatcacttcggtcttctttttgttgatctttaagccggtcttttctgcttcctctgctagcttgctcagtttggtttgagCATGCTTCTGCCGATGAGagaggagactaatgtcatctgcaaagtccaggtcttctagctgtttagtgaaggtccactggataccggtgttgttgtcttgggtcgtcttacgcataacccaatctatgaccatcaggaagattgtcggtgatagtatgcaaccctgtcttacgccagtcttcattacaaaagtttagtgagtttgccattatggataacttggcaggatgagtcttcatacaatccctgacgatgtttatgaatttaggtagataccatagtggttcatcagtctccagatgacgtccctgtctacactgtcgaaggcttctcaaagtccacaaaggttatataagggaggattgccattcgatggactgttctatgatgatCGAAGGGTTGCATGTGggtcagtgcatgatttgtcctggcgaaaccctgcttgttctggtctcattctcatgtctagtgccttcttcagtctctctagtattatcattgtcaggactttgctggggatggacagcagcatgattccccgccagttgttgcactgggacaggtctcctttctttggtagttTGACCAGGTTgcctaatttccagtctgctggactagctcttgttcccagatcttgtgtaggaggggctgtaaattgttgctgttgttttgggTCTGACCTTTAATGCTTTCTGGAGGTATGCcgtccgggcctgctgcttttgccatttttcatgcttttgatagctttgatgatttctgtcttagtgggagggctggtgttgacgtgaagctgtgcagttgctggtggtatgtcaggtaaggatggtggatgaggtctattcagcatctcttcgaagtgctccatccagcggtctctttgctCTGCgtcatttgttatggtcttgccgtttttgtctttcactggcttgtttgagtttacgctctagcctgacagagttcgtgttatttcatataatctcttcatgcttccctgtgtggctgctgtctctgcttctctgtcagttcatgggtgaagcgtctcttgtcgtcccttgccgacctcttcacttggcggttggtTCCAGTATTTCGCTCTGagaccttctttctcttgctggtcttggcactggttgagcttctgtttcagtccctttcttgattcccTCTTTGCCCAGATTCTTGGTCATCcttccttatgttttctttcctctttccttagaacatctgtacaggttgacttccaaattcttttgagtgttgaccagtgttcttccacatATTCTTCCCACcatcctgaaagggcctcatacttattcttaattccacagttataaatttcccgtGTCTCCTTTTTCTTGAAGTACTGGGTATTGAACTTGTGATGTGGTCTGCCTGAtgtatcaatgaaggacttcagcttgatCTTGAAGACTGCTATTAGAGCTGGTGGTTGAAGCAGCATCTGCTCCTCTTCTCACtctgacatcttggagactcTTCTCCACCTTCgaccaactgttatatggtcgaTTGGTTTTCCGTTTGGCCATCCGGGGAAGTCCacgttgttttgtgtatatttctTGTGTTGAATACAGTGCCACAATGACATGGTCGTTGAAAGCGCAGAGTCTATGAAGAACTCCCCgtttttcattgcaggtgcgacgccatgtcttcccatgatgagctcTCTGTTGGTTGttgtcatctcccactttggcatttaggtctccctgataatcttcagatctcttcttggtgtgcggtCAAGAGAGACTGCAGGGGAGTTATagaattcttctttttcctcttcatctgcgGCATTCGttgtgcatagcactggatgatggtagtcttccttcctttagcattgaTCTTGCAgacatgagccgtggtgagACTGGCTCCCAGGCCCTCagcgcctttgttgcctctgttgacatcagcagtgctactccctgggaaTGGTCGTGGTcgaggtctttgtggccagagtaaaatTATGGTTTcccctgatgttagtctggtctgcccacttccattccatctggtttcacatAAACCCGAGGACCGTGATATTGTATCTTTCTTTCCCTCGCCATTGAGCTGGatttgccactttcatagagggtttgatattccaggtccctatcctggttcttgccttggtcgtcagaGATGagtcggcgagctggcttccctaggGCTTTCACCAGCCTGCGTCATGAGCTCTTCtggagaggaatcttcctgaccaggcccctgttgcgatattgttgcagtttctgtaacagttttatgttttacttgAATGGGTTGTTAACCATAgcaaacccccaacctggagggccagggtgcaacatttttgtctggcctctaccctgagacctgttcggcttggttggacctgccaggagcacaaggctcccgccgacatagctctgtgggtcgtGGAGGCACACAGAGATGACCAGTCCACATAAACCATGGTTCAGATAAAAGGTCAAAGACGGAATGGTATGAAGAGCTGTCACCCTGTAGGTAGTTAGGCGAAACAACATATCTCACATTCATCTTCACAAGACTATTTCTCACATGCCTGTTATTTATCACACCGAGTTTATCTGTCAacagacgttacactacacaatactcacacctacctgtaacaccaacacggagactgtgtaggaagctggccacgtcacgaccgcacgtcacacagtcacctggccaGACACCTGAGTGACCTTTACCTCGGTGAGACAGTATcttgactggcgggccgtctgtgtggtcgggcacacctcgctcactgtacggcaggACATCACGGTGTTCAGTGATAATCTCGTCCTTCttgacttccctgacgacggccggtggagagcggaggggtctggttaaatattccacttgaaagccggcgggtgcgtctccatggaaacaacttgccgcccaaagatggagatcaggaacttgtgtcagcagcttgtaaCACACAGTGTGGAAGTATTCTgacctgtgacagacatgagtgttgcTATAGTTACCGTCACACACAGCTTCCCGCTGATCAAAGGTCGTCGAGcgtacaaacatcacaagtgttcaattcctgtcaaagtattttatgaagtttgataaacagaaaaatcactgacagacacacagaatgTGTAAGTATACACGTAAATGTATCTTGTTCAATAAAATTAAGCAACTGAGAAGCATTAACGTTTgttactgaaaagaattttgtacAGATGTACGAAACTGATGTGTAAGGACTAgtttcatcttcttcaacaCGTACATGGCAggaagatgataaagaaattgtggtgtaaactgaaaaaaatatattttactttctgtgtttatgtggtCTATGGGAGAAAGAGGATGGGAGGGTGAAACTGATTTCCAAGATAAATAGTAAATATAGTTGTATTAAATATGTCACTTATAACAGAAATTCTacctaaaatatatatatatatatatttatataccatGCAAAGTTCTTAAGATGCAAGTTTTCTTTGCCAATTTTAAGTAATAATGTATTAACTGCTCATTTAGtattattatctttgtttttgttgttgagtatATATTAAATCCATCGACTGGTGTAGTCTTTTGTTGCACATCTTTGTTAAACTTCGTTGTCTTCAACTCAGTGCTAACTGTCGCAATGTGTTCATCAGgacaaatcacaactttctcatttaatttgaCCATCAGTCTTGAAGCAACTCCATCTcgtctttgtttacttgtatacCTGTTGTTTGGATGAAAGCTACGGTTACGCGAACTACCGTTTATTTCGGAAAGTCGAGGTCGAGGCTTGTCACCTTGGTAACCACGTATGGAAgatcgcgcatgcgtagaacatgTCATTGTAAAAAGTGTGCGAAAAAAATAGTTACTTACTGGTACGAAACTTGCGTGAACAGTTCCTTTCATTGAGGAAATATCACCTGTTAGACTGGTGGTGATTGTAAGATCACAGTGAGCGACATCTACccgtgtgtctatcatcacatcactcGATGTACTACTCACCCGCtcgcttcatcagcgatgatgtacaacgaccctcctcttgctgcctgtgacaagtcgttgacggccttctccacttCTTCACTTTTATAAAGATCAtacagcaggaggtgaggctgaccgggtgatacacctgctgactgttgtgtctttactgtctgcagcaacaggtgatacagcatCATGGACGCTATACTACTCTCCCAGCAAGTAcagacaacgtagacgtggtgaccacaccgcagccactgtatggccatcagcagcagcaccacagttttacctgtaccgggcggtccggtgacatacagtctgggaggcgccgtgtgtagcaggtgaacttgctccgggaagagtgtgatgacagcagtatagcactctcctgtccaccacacggcctgacccagggtcttgacactcacacgtggaggacatgtacatggcacagtcactgttgtcgccggaccgcagaacctaGTACAGTCACATCAATTGATGACTTTTACAaatactattactattattttactattaataataagttaattgtTAACTGTATTTCATTTCACCCCCAAAAGTGTATAACTTCTATTAAAACTaaagagacattttattttacttacttaTGTTAACTGAAGAAACTTTCTAAAGCTTACTTCTATAATGGAACCAATGATGTGCTCCAAATTAAGTATTGAAGTACTCCAGTACAATGCAAAACAGCATACTAAAAATTTTTAAGGTAAAATGTGTTTCAAGTTTAACAAGTTGAAAGAAAGCAGTTAGTGAgctggtagaaaaaaaattatttagataaaacaagacaataattataacacTGTGACAATGGTTCTCCTCTGGCAAACAGTCAGACTTACagcatctttatttctttgttgaacctgaaactacatcagTGGATGAATACAGGTTTCATGAGCTACATATGCGCTGAAAACGCAGTTCTTCCGTGAAAATTATTCCTAACACGCTATCCCACCATGATAGTCCTTtgtgactgctgataatgacatgTTTACAATGTAAAATGTAGTGTAAGGTGTGTCACTGTGGTCAGCAGTTGTTACTGTAGTTACAGTGTGTGTCTGATTTACCAGCGTGTCTGCAAGTAAGGACTGTCGtataaaatgtgaataaagtGTTGTTGGAAATGGTATCAactgcaaagactcagtttcCTGGAGAGGTTGGCACCGTAGATTGAGGACCAACCAACATGCCATTGATTACGACATCGACGTTAGGGACTTCTGCTTCGTCGCCAATCATCACATTTCCACATATCACCTGTAACATCTGGTAACAGTTACCAAGCCTTGTTAAAGATAAAACTCTTACTTTTGGAATATAGTCTGTTGACGATTTGTCTGACGAGAACAGCGGCGTGagcactgatgtcacatctaacatcgtacacgacaggcttagactgtgacagtgttgtgactacacattattgtcatatttacctggctacc
Encoded proteins:
- the LOC112567881 gene encoding uncharacterized protein LOC112567881; this translates as MAIQWLRCGHHVYVVCTCWESSIASMMLYHLLLQTVKTQQSAGVSPGQPHLLLYDLYKSEEVEKAVNDLSQAARGGSLYIIADEASGSEYFHTVCYKLLTQVPDLHLWAASCFHGDAPAGFQVEYLTRPLRSPPAVVREVKKDEIITEHRDVLPYSERGVPDHTDGPPVKILSHRGKGHSGVWPGDCVTCGRDVASFLHSLRVGVTENVTTTATTVTSTNGGTTPPCLQWRDVLVLYLKDISDDSGMMKELKEAGIPVRMMKDDNIEDVATARCDVVWVTSGQRVCGLERKVVVCLEDQVLSRFCCMSRCTSQLLIIYC